One segment of Nomia melanderi isolate GNS246 chromosome 10, iyNomMela1, whole genome shotgun sequence DNA contains the following:
- the Dim1 gene encoding thioredoxin-like protein Dim1 codes for MSYMLSHLHNGWQVDQAILSEEDRVVVIRFGHDWDPMCMKMDEVLYNIAEKVKNFAVIYLVDITQVPDFNKMYELYDPCTVMFFFRNKHIMIDLGTGNNNKINWTLEDKQEMIDIIETVYRGARKGRGLVVSPKDYSTKYRY; via the exons ATGTCGTATATGTTATCTCATTTACACAACGGATGGCAAGTGGACCAAGCAATATTATCCGAAGAAGATAGAGTAGTT GTTATTAGATTCGGACATGATTGGGATCCAATGTGTATGAAAATGGATGAAGTTCTTTATAACATTGCTGAAAAAGTTAAAAACTTTGCCGTCATTTATTTAGTTGATATTACACAAGTACCTGACtttaataaaat gTACGAATTATACGATCCTTGTACAGTTATGTTTTTCTTTAGAAACAAACATATAATGATAGATTTAGGAACaggaaataataacaaaataaattggaCATTGGAAGACAAACAAGAAATGATTGATATCATTGAAACAGTTTATAGAGGTGCCAGAAAAGGAAGAGGTCTAGTTGTTTCACCTAAAGATTATTCTACAAAATATCGTTActag
- the Pgi gene encoding glucose-6-phosphate isomerase, whose translation MKPKAELTTQSAWKKLQEYFDNNQSKLKINDLFQQDPKRFEKFSLEIPTPNDGPILLDYSKNRLTDEALKLLLELAREREIEAARDDMFKGEKINFTENRAVLHIALRNRSNKPILVDDKDVMLDVNAVLQHMKQFTEEVLSKQWKGFTGKPIEDVVNIGIGGSDLGPLMVTEALKAYHIGPRVHFVSNIDGTHIAETLKKLNPETTLFIIASKTFTTQETITNATSAKIWLLDALKNDAAVACHFVALSTNNQKVKEFGIDEKNMFGFWDWVGGRYSLWSAIGLSICLSIGFENFEKLLSGAHFMDQHFCSAPLEKNAPVILALLGIWYHNFYKVETHALLPYDQYLHRFAAYFQQGDMESNGKYVTRAGKVVNYSTGPIVWGEPGTNGQHAFYQLLHQGTRIVPADFIIPVQSQNMVQGTRHHKILLANFLAQTEALMKGKNENEAKTELEKAGMSPEQVNLLLPHKMFEGNRPTNSILVKKVTPFTLGALIAMYEHKIFVQGIIWDINSFDQWGVELGKQLAKAIEPELETKEAITSHDSSTNGLIGFIKSNQ comes from the exons ATGAAGCCGAAAGCAGAGTTGACAACGCAGTCAGCATGGAAAAAATTACAAGAATATTTCGATAATAATCAATCGAAACTTAAAATAAACGATCTTTTTCAACAAGATCCTAAACGCTTTGAAAAGTTTAG TTTGGAAATTCCAACTCCAAATGATGGCCCAATTTTACTTGATTACTCCAAAAATCGTCTCACCGATGAAGCGCTTAAGCTCTTGTTGGAActt gCACGTGAACGTGAAATAGAAGCAGCAAGAGATGATATGTTTAAAggggaaaaaattaattttactgagAACAGAGCTGTTCTCCATATTGCTTTACGGAATAGATCAAATAAACCAATATTAGTTGACGATAAGGATGTGATGTTGGATGTAAATGCTGTATTACAACATATGAAACAATTTACTGAGGAg gTTCTCTCAAAACAGTGGAAAGGTTTCACTGGTAAACCAATAGAAGATGTTGTTAATATTGGAATAGGTGGTTCAGATTTG GGTCCATTGATGGTCACAGAAGCACTAAAAGCATATCATATTGGACCAAGAGTACATTTTGTTAGTAATATAGATGGAACTCATATAGCTGAAACTCTTAAAAAGTTGAATCCTGAAACAACTCTCTTTATAATTGCATCGAAAACTTTTACCACTCAAGAAACAATTACAAATGCTACTTCTGCTAAAATATGGTTATTGGATGctctaaaaaat GACGCCGCAGTTGCATGTCATTTTGTAGCATTATCTACCAATAACCAAAAAGTTAAAGAATTTGGTATTGATGAGAAAAATATGTTCGGATTTTGGGACTGGGTTGGGGGGCGTTATTCTTTATGGTCAGCTATTGGATTATCAATCTGTTTATCCATTGGTtttgaaaactttgaaaaattattgagtGGAGCACACTTTATGGATCAACATTTCTGCAGTGCTCcattagaaaaaaat gcACCAGTTATATTAGCTTTACTTGGCATTTGGTACCATAACTTCTATAAGGTTGAAACACATGCATTGTTACCATATGACCAATACTTACACAGGTTTGCTGCTTATTTTCAACAAGGAGATATGGAGAGTAATGGGAAATATGTGACTCGAGCAGGAAAAGTTGTAAATTACAGTACTG GCCCAATTGTGTGGGGAGAACCCGGTACTAATGGTCAACATGCTTTTTACCAATTATTACACCAAGGTACACGAATTGTACCTGCTGATTTTATAATTCCAGTACAATCGCAAAATATG GTACAAGGAACACGGCATCATAAAATATTACTCGCTAACTTCCTTGCACAAACTGAAGCATTAATGaaaggtaaaaatgaaaatgaagcaaAAACTGAATTAGAAAAGGCTGGAATGAGTCCTGAACAAGTGAATTTGTTATTGCCGCATAAGATGTTTGAAGGAAATAGACCTACTAACAGCATTCTAGTGAAAAAAGTGACGCCATTTACTCTTGGAGCTTTAATCG ctaTGTACGAGCACAAAATCTTTGTACAAGGAATTATATGGGATATTAATTCGTTTGATCAATGGGG TGTTGAACTAGGAAAACAATTGGCAAAGGCAATAGAACCTGAATTGGAAACTAAGGAAGCAATTACAAGCCACGATTCATCAACAAATGGATTAATTGGATTTATTAAGAGTAATCAATGA
- the Dolk gene encoding dolichol kinase, with product MEFLIKKYSYLEENILQSLKTNGIEHRAKASSGLWLGTLVGFSAILNLLKENTSYSEICLIVGLTGVGLVISSICLYLRLSMKKVVVRDFQVIYFLPAIITSMLYLLIANKGLLLSVAWGLSVGSVGTWSIIQLMSTFPFCFTLGEATAVVHGCILFIMSTVTNLPLRYHLPPIHDDDIATVLLQVAILYTILVCLICGYIPIFRVTKYFYILIITFLLVIFLPITHIILDQNPLTWMFSYIFSSRRRTVIIGYWAICLLLSILAVVFQILWNSQATTSVRKTFHLFAVLVYIPGIIYEQTLLYLASGIIMGLFIFLELIRYFKISPLGDVLEQGFNVYADEKDSLISLTALYLLSGLSFPLWMPSNNVPLVALFSGILTVGIGDTAASCIGSKWGFHKWSHSNKSIEGTFGSICCQAALICILTFIGYINSCWLFLRVLSLSFAVSFVEALTNQVDNLALPLLMYACLII from the exons atggaatttctaataaaaaaatactcctatttagaagaaaatatattacaaagcTTAAAAACTAATGGCATTGAACATCG ggcAAAAGCCAGTAGTGGATTATGGCTTGGAACATTAGTAGGTTTCAGTGCAATCTTAAATCTACTAAAAGAAAATACCAGTTACTCTGAAATTTGCCTTATTGTAGGCCTTACAGGTGTTGGCCTTGTTATAAGTTCAATATGTCTGTATTTACGACTATCAATGAAAAAAGTTGTGGTCAGAGATTttcaagtaatatattttttaccagCAATTATAACTTCAATGTTATACCTTCTTATAGCAAATAAAG GACTGCTATTAAGTGTGGCATGGGGCTTAAGCGTAGGAAGTGTGGGTACATGGAGTATTATTCAACTGATGTCTACTTTCCCTTTTTGTTTTACTCTTGGAGAAGCAACAGCAGTAGTGCATGGTTGTATCTTATTTATTATGTCTACAGTAACTAATCTACCACTACGATACCACTTACCACCAATACATGATGATGATATTGCTACAGTTTTATTACAG GTTGCAATACTATACACAATCTTGGTTTGTTTAATCTGTGgatatattccaatatttcgcgtaaccaaatacttttatatattgataatCACTTTTTTACTAGTGATTTTTTTACCCATAACGCACATAATATTAGACCAAAATCCATTAACATGGATGTTCTCATACATTTTCAGTTCCAGACGTAGA ACTGTTATAATCGGATATTGGgctatttgtttattattaagcATATTAGCAGTTGTATTTCAAATACTGTGGAATTCTCAGGCAACAACTTCCGTCAGAAAAACTTTTCACTTATTCGCTGTACTTGTATATATACCAGGTATAATATATGAACAAACATTGTTATATCTTGCTAGTGGTATAATAATGGGATTATTCATATTTCTTGAG ttAATAAGGTATTTCAAGATATCACCTCTTGGAGATGTATTAGAACAAGGATTTAATGTATATGCGGATGAGAAAGACAGTTTGATTTCTTTGACAGCTTTATATTTACTTTCTGGTCTGTCTTTTCCACTTTGGATGCCTAGTAATAATGTTCCGTTAGTGGCTTTATTTAGTGGTATTCTGACAGTTGGAATAGGTGATACTGCTGCTAGCTGTATTGGCAGTAAATGGGGTTTTCATAAATGGAGTCATTCAAATAAATCCATTGAAGGAACATTTGGTTCCATATGTTGTCAAGCTGCATTGATATGCATTTTAACATTTATAG GTTACATAAATAGTTGTTGGTTATTTTTGAGAGTGCTCTCATTAAGTTTTGCTGTGTCTTTTGTTGAAGCACTAACAAATCAAGTTGACAATTTAGCATTGCCTTTGTTGATGTATGCCTGCCTAATAATTTAG